The Novipirellula aureliae genome segment TTGGCGACTTTGTTGCGACACGCCGAAGGGATTAGCCGCAGAAGTCAAACGGAAAATACGGCTGCTAAGTCGAATCGTTCTGATGCGGCCAAAGTCTTCGAGGAAGCAGCAGAAACGTGGATTCGTGAACAGGAAGACCAACCCGAATCGCTACTGGAGCAGCTTGTTCAGTCTTGTGAAGCAGGGTCAACGACTTCCTGCGATGTTGCACTTAAACTGCTCGATCGGATGGATCGAAAAATGCAAACTCGTGCAATCGCCAGTGCACTCCTGTTCGGTGTCCAATACGCAAACGACGATCAATTTGTCGTCGAAACGGTCGTGTCGTGGCATAAGAACAAAGAGAACCGGCAACAAGTCAATGAATTCATGCGCACTACTAAATCCATTTCTTGGTCCCATATTGCACGCTTTCTTTTTCAAAACGGGCTTGCCGATGATGACACCCGAGCGATCGTGTTGGATCGATTCAAGGAATACTCCAACATTCGCAATCTTGTGCTCACGGACATATTGCAATCGCTTGAAGTCCATCCTGAAAATGTTGATTTCGTCATCGAGCTGTTAAGGCATCCAGCACTCGACGTCGTCAAGAGCGATGATGGAGCGTCCGTGCGCGCGAGTCACTACCTGCCGCAACTGGAGTTCGTTCCCGAAGATCATCGCCAAGCATTCGTCCCCTGGCTAGAGGAACTCAGAAAATCCGCCAACAAAGCCGAGTCGGAAGCTGCCAACGCCTGGTTGAAACTCTGGCGTCCTGAATTGGGCTTTGAGTAGCTAGCCCGGATGATTCATGGGCTTGCAAATTGTTTTGCTAATGTCAACGCCTTCAAGCGTTGACGTTCATTGCTCGAAAAACAGTCTGCGTATTAGCCGGGCTAGAGCGTGGGAAATCAATCGTTCATCGTCTGGCGACGGTAGCTATCCAAACACGTGCGGCACACGAATTGCTTGATATTCGACCTCCCCCAAAGGCGGGCAGAAGAAGGCAAGGTGGATCGCTGTTCATGAGCTCTGTGCAACTTCGCACATGTTTCGTTTCGGAAAGAATCAAAAAGTCACACTCGGCCCCAGTCTAGCGAACCGTTCACGGTGTCGATGCGTTCGAAGTAGAATTCGATGACGCTTCCAATTCATTCTCGGGAGGGAATCAAGCAATGCAGGATTTATCCGCGATTCGACAGCGTCTGCAGCACGATCTTCGAGAACAGATCCAGCGGGTCGAGAACTTCGAAAATCGCTTGCGGCAACCAGGGGACGAGGATTGGGAGGAACAAGCTACGCAGCGGTCCAATGATGAAGTGCTGCAATCGCTGAGTGTTCAAGCTCACGAAGAGATCGAACAAATTCGGCGCGCGATCAGTCGTATTGATGAGGGCAGCTACGGACGGTGTGCCAGGTGCGACAAGCCAATATCCCAGGCGCGGTTAGAGCTAATGCCCTACACAACCACATGTGTTGATTGCGCATAGAAAATCAAAAGGCGGAAAATCAAAAGGCGGAAAATCAAAAGGCGGCGAAGCGGATAGAACTCGGTGGTCCCCCGCCGTATGATTGTCATCCATCAGCACGGTGGGGACCGCCGTGCTACGCTGAAAAGGTGAGTAAAATGAAACTGCAACCGGTACCGAATACCAATGATCTAATGAAAGTCGTAACTCACACGGTCGCTCCCGAGACTCGCTTGGCAGACGTGATCGACTATCTG includes the following:
- a CDS encoding TraR/DksA family transcriptional regulator, producing MQDLSAIRQRLQHDLREQIQRVENFENRLRQPGDEDWEEQATQRSNDEVLQSLSVQAHEEIEQIRRAISRIDEGSYGRCARCDKPISQARLELMPYTTTCVDCA